The following is a genomic window from Corynebacterium incognita.
AACGCCGAGCTGATTAATTTGTACGAGGTGGTGCGTGGGGACGTCGAGAGTCTTATTGCGCTGCTGAGCACCTACCCCAACGACGCGGAATTCTTCGCGCAGATGCGGGCCCTGGACCGGGACGCGGAGGTGTTCGCAACGTTGAGTGATGTCGAGCGCGCCGCGCGCACCGTGTACTTGAACAAGACCTGCTACAACGGGCTGTACCGGGTGAATAGTCAGGGGCAGTTCAACGCGCCGTACGGGCGGTACAAGAATCCGACGATCTGTGACGAGGTGACGCTGCGGGCGGTGTCGGAGTATCTGCGGGGGGCAGAGATTGAGTTTCACAACGGCAGCTACGAAGCGGTGCGGGGGGCAGCCACGGGGCGAGCCTTTGTGTTTTTGGACCCGCCGTATGACCCGGTGAATGTGACCAGTTCGTTCGTCGGCTACGCCGCGGGCGGTTTCGGCAGGGGCGAGCAGGTGCGTCTCAAGGAAGCCTGCGACGAGTTGGACGCCCGCGGGGTGAAGTTCATGTTGTCTAATTCCGCCACGGATTTCATCCGCGAGCTGTATGCGGATTACAACGTGGGCATTGTGTCGGCGACCCGCGCGATTAACTCGGTGGCCTCGCGGCGCGGGAAGATCGACGAGGTCCTGGTGACGAACTACGACCGCAGCTAAGAGTGTGGGGATGGGCGACGTGACTGGCGACGTGACGGACGACGTGACTGGCGGCGTGGGCGACGACGAGGCGCAGCTGCGGGCGCGGTTCGGCGTCCCGGATTCGGTGGCCTTAGGCGTCAACGACCTGGGGTGGATGCGGGTGTTGGCGGACGGGGACGTCGATAAGCAACTGGCGCGGGAGGGATCGTTTCGGATTACCGCGAAGCGGTTGAAGGCGCTCTCCCGCCGCGAGCCGCGGTTGATGGCCAAGCATGACTTTTCCTCCGCGCAGCCGTGGATTTTGGCCCAGCGGGGGCTGGCGGTGCTGCCGGTCAGCCGCAGCGAGTACGCGGTGGGGCCGTTCCCGGTGTTTGAGGATTTTCCTGCTGGGGACTCCCCTGGGGTTGGCCCCACGGACGCTCATGGTGCGGCGGTGCGCTACCGGCCGTTCCCGGCGCACTTGCGGTCGTTGGACTATTCCACGATTTCCAGTGAGGCGACGGCGCTCAACGCGGCGTTCGCGGCGGGGATCGTGGAGGATTTCCTGGGCTGTGGGCCGCTGACCCCGACGGTGTCCGGGCGCATGTCCACGCTCTCTTTTAGTGCCCGCTGCG
Proteins encoded in this region:
- a CDS encoding DNA adenine methylase, which produces MTNVKPILKWAGGKRQLLPQITAAAPEGYERYFEPFLGGGAVLFGLQPERAIVNDLNAELINLYEVVRGDVESLIALLSTYPNDAEFFAQMRALDRDAEVFATLSDVERAARTVYLNKTCYNGLYRVNSQGQFNAPYGRYKNPTICDEVTLRAVSEYLRGAEIEFHNGSYEAVRGAATGRAFVFLDPPYDPVNVTSSFVGYAAGGFGRGEQVRLKEACDELDARGVKFMLSNSATDFIRELYADYNVGIVSATRAINSVASRRGKIDEVLVTNYDRS